A genomic region of Enterococcus sp. 12C11_DIV0727 contains the following coding sequences:
- a CDS encoding dihydroorotase: MKTLIKNGKIIKKDNQLIPAEIWIEEGKIRAIGEFFEESTFDKVYDAKGQLIVPGLVDVHVHLREPGFTYKETIETGSKSAARGGYTTVCAMPNLNPVPDTAEKLKEVYEIIEKNAVVKVLQYAPITEELRSETLTNQKALKEVGAFAFTNDGVGVQTAGIMYLAMKEAAALDMAIVAHTEDESLLFGGVMHEGEISKKLGLPGILSSTEASQIARDVVLAGETGVHYHVCHVSTKESVRVIRDAKRAGIRVTAEVAPHHLILVDENIPEDNGFWKMNPPLRATADRDALIEGLLDGTIDCIATDHAPHGLEEKNQTFLKAPFGIVGSETAFQLIYTNFVEAGKFTLEQVIDWMATKPAEIFGLDAGTLTIGAPADIAIFDLELEETIDDQDFESLGVNTPFVGWKVKGNTLMTFVDGQSAWSKGDA; this comes from the coding sequence ATGAAAACACTTATCAAAAATGGAAAAATCATAAAAAAAGATAATCAATTGATTCCAGCAGAAATATGGATCGAAGAGGGCAAGATCAGAGCAATTGGAGAATTTTTTGAAGAAAGTACATTTGATAAAGTCTACGATGCCAAAGGTCAATTGATCGTACCAGGATTAGTGGATGTCCATGTTCATCTAAGAGAACCAGGGTTTACTTATAAAGAAACAATCGAAACGGGTAGTAAATCAGCAGCCAGAGGCGGATATACGACAGTTTGTGCAATGCCTAATTTAAATCCTGTTCCTGATACTGCAGAAAAATTAAAAGAAGTATACGAAATCATTGAAAAAAATGCTGTAGTAAAAGTGCTACAGTATGCACCAATCACAGAGGAGTTACGCAGTGAAACATTGACCAATCAAAAAGCGTTAAAAGAAGTTGGCGCTTTTGCATTTACAAACGATGGTGTGGGTGTGCAAACAGCAGGGATTATGTATCTTGCAATGAAAGAAGCGGCAGCACTTGATATGGCAATCGTGGCCCATACAGAAGATGAGTCACTGCTTTTTGGCGGAGTCATGCACGAGGGGGAAATTTCTAAAAAGTTAGGGTTACCAGGGATTTTAAGTTCTACTGAAGCATCACAGATTGCTCGTGATGTTGTCTTAGCCGGTGAAACAGGTGTTCATTATCATGTCTGTCATGTTTCAACAAAAGAAAGTGTTCGTGTAATCCGTGATGCCAAACGAGCGGGCATCCGCGTTACAGCAGAAGTTGCGCCTCATCATTTGATTTTAGTTGATGAAAATATCCCAGAAGATAATGGTTTCTGGAAAATGAATCCGCCGCTTAGAGCAACAGCTGATCGTGATGCATTAATCGAAGGGTTACTAGATGGTACGATCGATTGTATCGCAACAGATCACGCGCCACATGGGCTGGAAGAAAAAAATCAAACATTTTTAAAAGCTCCCTTTGGTATAGTTGGGAGTGAAACAGCTTTTCAACTAATATACACGAATTTTGTTGAGGCAGGAAAATTCACTTTAGAACAAGTAATTGACTGGATGGCAACCAAACCTGCAGAAATTTTTGGTTTAGATGCAGGAACACTGACGATCGGTGCCCCGGCAGACATTGCTATTTTTGACTTAGAGCTAGAAGAAACGATTGACGATCAGGACTTTGAATCGCTCGGTGTTAATACACCATTTGTCGGTTGGAAAGTCAAAGGAAACACATTAATGACTTTTGTTGATGGACAATCAGCTTGGTCTAAGGGAGATGCATAA